One window from the genome of Metabacillus flavus encodes:
- a CDS encoding tRNA threonylcarbamoyladenosine dehydratase encodes MLHQFSRNELAIGQEGIEILKNSTVAVLGIGGVGSFSAEALARSGVGRLILVDKDDVDITNVNRQIHALVSTVGKPKADLMRDRVKEINPDCEVISLKMFYTEETYEEFFSYGLDYVIDASDTISYKIHLMKECLKRNIPIISSMGAANKTDPTRFKIADISKTHTDPIAKVIRTRLRKERIHKGIEVVFSDESPIVIREDVRKVVGKDDAPIRKAKMPPSSNAWVPSVAGLIMGGHVIMKLLKDIKISRVND; translated from the coding sequence ATGCTGCACCAGTTTTCCAGAAATGAATTAGCAATTGGCCAAGAAGGCATTGAAATCTTAAAGAACAGTACGGTTGCTGTACTCGGAATCGGGGGAGTCGGCTCCTTTTCAGCAGAAGCACTTGCCCGTTCAGGTGTTGGCCGTTTAATATTAGTGGACAAAGACGATGTGGATATTACCAATGTAAACCGCCAAATTCATGCGCTTGTTTCTACAGTAGGCAAGCCGAAAGCAGATTTAATGAGAGACCGCGTAAAGGAAATCAATCCTGATTGCGAAGTGATCTCACTCAAGATGTTTTACACCGAAGAAACGTATGAGGAATTTTTCAGCTACGGCCTCGACTATGTGATCGATGCATCCGACACAATTTCATACAAAATTCATTTAATGAAAGAATGCCTGAAACGAAATATACCGATTATATCCAGCATGGGTGCTGCCAACAAAACTGATCCAACCAGGTTTAAGATAGCAGATATTTCAAAAACCCACACAGATCCAATTGCCAAAGTCATTCGCACCCGATTGAGAAAAGAGAGAATCCACAAAGGGATTGAAGTCGTGTTTTCAGATGAAAGCCCAATCGTGATTCGTGAAGATGTCCGCAAGGTGGTCGGAAAAGATGATGCCCCGATCCGCAAAGCGAAAATGCCGCCTTCTTCCAACGCGTGGGTTCCATCTGTAGCAGGTCTTATCATGGGCGGCCACGTCATTATGAAATTGCTCAAAGATATTAAAATAAGCCGGGTAAATGATTAA
- the aspS gene encoding aspartate--tRNA ligase, with protein sequence MFGRTYYCGEVTPEAVGEKVTLKGWVQKRRDLGGLIFIDLRDRTGIVQIVVNPEEAKEAWETANNVRSEYVLDIEGTVTKRADGTVNPNLKTGSIEVHASSVSILNASKTPPFMIEDKSEEVSEDVRLKYRYLDLRRPALYNTIKMRSDVTKAIRSFLDNEEFLDVETPILTKSTPEGARDYLVPSRVHEGEFYALPQSPQLFKQLLMVSGFEKYYQIARCFRDEDLRADRQPEFTQVDIETSFMSQDQIMDMAEQMMAYVMKTAKGLEISLPLPRMSFDEAMSRFGSDKPDTRFGMELVNVSELVADSGFKVFSGAVESGGEVKLITVKAGASKYSRKDIDALTEYVKPYGAKGLAWLKQEEDGLKGPIAKFFSEEEQNALIQTADSEIGDLLLFVADRKSVVADSLGALRLKLGKELELIDESKFNFLWVVDWPLLEFDEKENRYYAAHHPFTMPVREHLDKFDSDPAGMKAQAYDLVLNGYELGGGSIRIFEKEIQEKMFALLGMSKEQTEDQFGFLLEAFEYGVPPHGGIALGLDRLVMLLAGRTNLRDTIAFPKTASASCLMTDAPGQASDAQLDDLHIARKRK encoded by the coding sequence ATGTTTGGAAGAACTTATTATTGCGGGGAAGTTACACCGGAAGCCGTTGGCGAAAAAGTAACTTTGAAAGGCTGGGTACAAAAAAGACGCGATCTTGGCGGCTTGATTTTTATCGATTTGCGCGACAGAACGGGCATTGTACAAATTGTTGTAAATCCTGAAGAAGCTAAAGAAGCCTGGGAGACGGCAAACAATGTACGCAGCGAGTATGTCCTTGATATTGAAGGAACTGTTACAAAGAGGGCAGATGGAACCGTTAACCCGAATTTAAAAACAGGCAGTATTGAAGTTCATGCATCATCCGTTTCCATTCTAAACGCTTCTAAAACCCCTCCTTTTATGATTGAGGACAAATCGGAAGAAGTATCAGAGGATGTTCGGCTTAAATACCGCTACTTGGATTTAAGAAGACCTGCACTATACAATACAATCAAAATGCGCTCTGACGTAACGAAAGCAATCCGGTCATTCCTGGATAATGAGGAATTTCTGGATGTGGAAACTCCGATTTTGACAAAGAGCACACCTGAGGGTGCACGTGATTATCTTGTGCCAAGCCGTGTGCACGAAGGGGAATTTTATGCGCTTCCTCAATCCCCTCAGCTTTTCAAACAATTGCTGATGGTATCCGGTTTTGAAAAGTATTATCAAATCGCCCGCTGCTTCCGTGATGAAGATTTGCGTGCAGACCGCCAGCCTGAATTTACCCAAGTCGATATAGAGACTTCTTTTATGAGCCAGGATCAAATAATGGACATGGCAGAGCAAATGATGGCTTACGTGATGAAGACGGCGAAAGGTTTGGAGATCTCGCTTCCACTTCCAAGAATGAGCTTTGATGAAGCCATGTCCCGCTTCGGTTCCGACAAGCCAGATACCCGGTTCGGCATGGAACTTGTGAATGTTTCAGAGCTTGTGGCAGACAGCGGCTTTAAGGTGTTCAGCGGCGCTGTGGAATCTGGCGGAGAAGTTAAGCTGATTACGGTGAAAGCCGGTGCTTCCAAATATTCCAGAAAAGATATCGACGCCCTTACTGAATACGTTAAGCCCTACGGTGCCAAAGGACTTGCCTGGCTGAAGCAGGAAGAGGACGGCTTAAAAGGACCAATTGCGAAGTTCTTCTCTGAGGAAGAACAAAATGCTTTAATTCAAACGGCTGATTCAGAAATTGGCGATTTGCTGCTTTTCGTTGCAGATCGTAAATCAGTGGTAGCAGATTCTCTGGGCGCCCTTCGTCTAAAACTGGGTAAAGAACTTGAACTGATTGATGAGAGCAAGTTCAATTTCCTTTGGGTTGTGGACTGGCCGCTTCTGGAATTCGATGAAAAAGAAAACCGTTACTACGCTGCCCACCATCCGTTCACGATGCCTGTGCGCGAGCACCTGGATAAGTTTGATAGTGATCCTGCCGGAATGAAAGCACAAGCGTATGATCTAGTGTTAAATGGATATGAGCTCGGCGGAGGATCCATCCGTATTTTTGAAAAAGAAATACAGGAGAAAATGTTTGCCCTGCTTGGCATGAGCAAGGAGCAGACAGAGGATCAGTTTGGATTCCTGCTTGAAGCATTTGAGTATGGCGTTCCGCCGCATGGCGGAATCGCACTCGGACTTGACCGCCTTGTGATGCTGCTTGCGGGAAGAACCAACCTGCGCGATACCATTGCCTTCCCTAAAACAGCAAGTGCGAGCTGCCTGATGACAGATGCACCGGGCCAGGCAAGCGACGCACAGCTGGATGATCTTCATATCGCCAGAAAAAGAAAGTAG
- the hisS gene encoding histidine--tRNA ligase, with translation MAFQVPRGTQDILPGQSERWQFIENIAREVCSAYQYKEIRTPIFEHTELFLRSVGESTDIVQKEMYSFEDRKGRSITLRPEGTASAVRSFVENKMHAAAQQPVKLYYIGPMFRYERPQAGRYRQFVQFGIEAIGSDDPAIDAEVISLAMSVYQKAGLKNLKLVVNSLGDQDSRSAHKEALVQHFQPRIGEFCSDCQKRLAQNPLRILDCKKDREHELVQSAPSILEFLNEESAAYFEKVKYYLTELDVEYTVDKNLVRGLDYYNHTAFEIMSNAEGFGAITTLAGGGRYSGLVKEMGGPEIPGIGFAMSLERFLAAIDAEQAELPIQSSIDCYVAYMGDSAKDRSVSILNNLRKAGLSAERDYENKKLKGQFKAADRLQARFVAVLGEDELEREAITLKDMESGEQQEVSITELATVILSRINGQ, from the coding sequence ATGGCATTTCAAGTTCCAAGAGGGACACAGGATATTTTGCCGGGACAATCTGAACGGTGGCAATTTATCGAAAATATTGCAAGAGAGGTATGCAGCGCCTATCAATATAAAGAAATCCGCACACCAATTTTTGAACACACTGAATTATTTTTAAGAAGTGTCGGCGAATCAACAGACATCGTCCAAAAAGAAATGTACAGCTTTGAGGACCGCAAAGGGAGGAGCATTACCCTTCGTCCGGAAGGAACGGCTTCTGCTGTAAGATCCTTTGTAGAAAACAAGATGCATGCAGCGGCGCAGCAGCCTGTTAAGCTTTACTACATCGGTCCGATGTTCCGTTATGAAAGACCTCAGGCTGGCCGCTACCGCCAATTTGTCCAATTTGGTATTGAAGCGATTGGCAGCGATGATCCTGCAATTGATGCAGAGGTTATTTCCCTGGCAATGAGCGTGTATCAGAAAGCAGGCTTGAAAAACTTGAAGCTTGTCGTTAACAGCCTCGGGGATCAGGATAGCCGCTCTGCACATAAAGAAGCACTTGTTCAGCATTTCCAGCCAAGAATAGGTGAGTTCTGTTCAGACTGTCAAAAGCGTCTTGCTCAAAATCCTCTTCGAATTCTTGACTGCAAAAAAGACCGGGAGCATGAGCTTGTTCAATCAGCACCATCCATTCTTGAATTTCTAAATGAAGAATCGGCAGCGTATTTCGAAAAAGTGAAATATTACCTGACTGAACTGGACGTTGAATATACCGTTGATAAAAACCTTGTACGCGGGCTCGATTATTACAATCACACAGCATTTGAAATCATGAGCAACGCGGAAGGATTCGGTGCAATTACGACTCTTGCAGGCGGCGGCCGCTACAGCGGACTCGTCAAAGAGATGGGCGGACCGGAAATCCCGGGAATCGGTTTTGCCATGAGTCTTGAGCGGTTCCTTGCAGCGATTGATGCGGAACAGGCAGAGCTGCCTATCCAGTCCTCAATCGATTGTTATGTGGCTTATATGGGGGACAGTGCAAAAGACCGTTCCGTTTCGATCCTTAATAATTTGAGAAAAGCGGGCTTATCTGCTGAAAGAGATTATGAGAACAAAAAGCTGAAGGGCCAGTTTAAAGCTGCAGACCGTTTACAGGCTCGATTTGTCGCTGTTCTTGGCGAAGATGAACTGGAAAGGGAAGCCATCACGTTAAAAGATATGGAATCAGGCGAGCAGCAGGAAGTCTCGATTACAGAACTTGCTACAGTTATTTTATCCCGCATTAACGGGCAATGA
- a CDS encoding SH3 domain-containing protein, whose protein sequence is MYKRITSSILCMILLFTIIPGEPFYADAAPKETAKILNDTLNIRKGPGLSYGIEAIARKDEKYGVIERNKDWVKLDLPGNRTGWAATWLVQIQSGAEEETIYSNAEDVRIRKGPGTSHAVVGTFPLGKQAVLVKKQGDWSNISYNGVRGWISSRYASSSVKDSEAKNAAQRPLGYITASSLNVRSAPSSASSLLGSVKKGTEVAILKSEGTWLRISYSGKTGWVSRDYVKSGSLESQIKTEQTGVVTAASLNVRNAPSLTGGLAGKVLKNEQVSILEEKYSWTKIRFNRSQTGWVSSLYIKASETGSQKEKTPKNSGAIRLISDGTNIRSSASVNSSVIARGKTGQTYTVLSLQNDWYKIKLSGGRTGYVAGWLAEDAEFGKTVNRPGESKSLKGKTIVIDPGHGGIDGGTSGSGGTLEKSLTMKTAGYLSGELQSEGANVVMTRSSDLYISLSSRVTTAQLRSADAFISLHYDSSSNKTVRGMTVYYYHSSGQKLALPIKEELIKNTRSADRGVRFGDYHVIRENSRPSILIELGYLSSITDEMTVNSNSFQKNAVHGITEGLKDYFTQQ, encoded by the coding sequence ATGTATAAAAGGATAACTAGCTCAATTTTGTGTATGATTCTGCTCTTTACAATCATTCCCGGAGAACCGTTTTATGCAGATGCTGCTCCGAAGGAAACGGCGAAAATCTTAAACGATACTCTTAATATTCGCAAAGGGCCAGGATTAAGCTATGGAATCGAAGCAATTGCACGCAAAGACGAAAAGTATGGAGTTATTGAAAGAAACAAGGATTGGGTAAAGCTTGATTTGCCGGGAAACCGGACAGGCTGGGCTGCTACTTGGCTTGTGCAAATTCAATCAGGAGCAGAAGAAGAGACCATTTATTCGAATGCCGAGGATGTCAGGATCCGCAAAGGACCGGGAACCAGCCATGCTGTCGTTGGCACCTTCCCGTTAGGAAAACAGGCAGTATTAGTGAAAAAGCAGGGCGACTGGTCAAACATCTCGTATAACGGGGTAAGAGGATGGATTTCGTCACGGTATGCTTCTTCCTCCGTAAAGGATTCGGAAGCTAAAAACGCTGCTCAGAGGCCATTAGGATACATAACAGCGTCTTCCCTGAATGTAAGGTCTGCCCCTTCGTCTGCAAGCTCGCTGCTTGGGTCGGTGAAAAAAGGGACTGAAGTTGCCATTTTGAAATCTGAGGGTACCTGGCTTAGAATTTCCTATAGCGGAAAGACAGGCTGGGTAAGCCGTGACTATGTAAAGAGCGGCAGTCTTGAAAGCCAGATTAAAACAGAACAAACAGGTGTAGTAACAGCGGCATCCTTAAACGTCCGGAATGCCCCTTCCCTTACTGGGGGATTAGCTGGAAAAGTGTTAAAAAACGAACAGGTATCCATTCTTGAAGAAAAATACAGCTGGACAAAAATCCGGTTTAACAGAAGTCAGACAGGCTGGGTTTCCTCGCTTTATATCAAAGCATCAGAAACAGGATCTCAAAAGGAGAAAACTCCCAAAAACAGTGGAGCAATACGGCTGATTTCAGACGGGACGAATATTCGTTCCTCCGCTTCCGTAAACAGCTCGGTCATTGCAAGAGGGAAAACAGGCCAGACATACACCGTGCTATCGCTGCAAAACGATTGGTACAAAATAAAGCTGTCCGGTGGCAGGACAGGCTATGTTGCTGGCTGGCTGGCTGAGGACGCGGAATTTGGCAAAACAGTCAATCGCCCGGGAGAGTCAAAGTCCCTCAAGGGGAAAACGATTGTTATTGACCCGGGACATGGCGGTATAGACGGGGGGACGTCAGGATCCGGCGGAACCCTGGAAAAATCCCTGACAATGAAAACAGCCGGCTACCTGTCGGGCGAGCTGCAGTCAGAGGGTGCCAATGTTGTCATGACAAGAAGCTCAGATTTGTATATCAGCCTGAGCTCAAGAGTCACTACAGCTCAATTACGATCAGCGGATGCCTTTATCAGCCTTCATTACGACAGCAGCTCAAATAAAACAGTCAGAGGGATGACCGTTTATTACTATCATTCCTCCGGCCAGAAATTAGCTCTGCCAATAAAAGAGGAACTGATTAAGAATACAAGATCAGCAGACCGCGGTGTCCGATTCGGAGACTACCATGTTATCAGAGAGAACAGCCGCCCATCCATCTTAATAGAACTAGGCTATTTAAGCAGCATTACAGATGAAATGACGGTTAACTCGAACTCCTTTCAGAAAAATGCAGTGCACGGCATTACGGAAGGACTTAAAGACTATTTCACCCAGCAATAG
- the dtd gene encoding D-aminoacyl-tRNA deacylase has translation MKIILQRVKEAEVSVSGSSTGKIGRGIMVLVGVTHDDTADDAKYLADKLANLRIFEDDAEKLNRSLLDIEGEVLSVSQFTLYGECRKGRRPNFMAAAKPDIAEPVYEQFNHELRQLGLKVETGTFGAMMDVALINDGPVTLIVDSSERGRK, from the coding sequence ATGAAGATCATTCTTCAGCGTGTAAAAGAAGCAGAGGTTTCAGTCAGCGGCAGCTCCACAGGAAAGATTGGACGGGGAATCATGGTTCTTGTAGGTGTTACACATGATGACACGGCAGATGATGCGAAATATTTGGCTGATAAACTTGCCAACCTTCGTATTTTTGAAGATGATGCCGAAAAACTGAACCGCTCCCTTCTTGACATAGAAGGTGAAGTCCTTTCTGTATCACAATTTACCCTTTATGGAGAATGCCGAAAAGGGAGAAGACCGAATTTCATGGCGGCAGCCAAACCGGACATAGCAGAACCGGTATATGAGCAGTTTAATCATGAATTGAGGCAGCTCGGTTTGAAGGTTGAAACAGGAACATTTGGGGCAATGATGGATGTTGCGCTTATTAACGATGGGCCTGTGACCCTAATTGTGGATAGCTCTGAAAGAGGGAGAAAATAG
- a CDS encoding RelA/SpoT family protein, translated as MANEQVLTAEQVIERAKRYLDDDNLDFIRRAYDFAEEAHREQYRKSGEPYIIHPIQVAGILVDLDMDPSTIAGGFLHDVVEDTDVTLDDIRKAFSDEVAMLVDGVTKLGKIKYKSHEEQQAENHRKMFVAMAQDIRVILIKLADRLHNMRTLKHLPQEKQRRISNETLEIFAPLAHRLGISKIKWELEDTALRYLNPQQYYRIVNLMKKKRAEREEYLDEVINDVKNSVQEVQIAAEFSGRPKHIYSIYKKMVLQNKQFNEIYDLLAVRIVVNSIKDCYAVLGIIHTCWKPMPGRFKDYIAMPKPNMYQSLHTTVIGPKGDPLEVQIRTMDMHHIAEYGIAAHWAYKEGKELDDHASLEKKLTWFREILEFQNESTNAEEFMESLKIDLFSDMVFVFTPKGDVIELPSGSVPIDFSYRIHSEIGNKTIGAKVNGKMVTLDYKLKTGDIIEILTSKHSYGPSQDWLKLAQTSQAKNKIRQFFKKQRREENVEKGREWVEKEIKNMDFDLKEILASDNVKRVYEKFNFANDEDMFAAVGYNGITALQVANRLTEKWRKKRDLEEQEKAVEEVVTESKQYPAQKKRDAGVRVKGIDNLLIRLSKCCNPVPGDEIVGFITKGRGVSVHRDDCTNIQTDDAKDRLIPVEWEHQLDGRKEYNVEIEIMGYDRRGLLNEVLQAVNETKTNISSVSGRSDRNKVATIHMALSIANINHLHKVVERIKQISDIYSVRRLMN; from the coding sequence ATGGCGAATGAACAAGTCCTAACCGCTGAACAGGTGATCGAACGGGCGAAGCGGTATTTGGATGATGACAATCTTGATTTTATCCGGAGGGCTTACGATTTTGCAGAGGAAGCACATCGTGAGCAGTATCGTAAATCCGGTGAACCCTATATAATCCACCCTATTCAAGTAGCGGGTATTTTAGTGGATCTTGATATGGACCCATCCACTATAGCCGGCGGTTTTTTGCATGATGTGGTTGAAGATACAGATGTAACTCTTGATGATATCCGGAAGGCATTCAGCGATGAAGTGGCCATGCTCGTGGATGGAGTGACAAAGCTCGGAAAGATTAAATACAAATCCCATGAAGAGCAGCAGGCAGAGAATCATCGGAAAATGTTTGTTGCAATGGCCCAGGATATCAGGGTAATCCTGATAAAGCTTGCTGACCGGCTTCATAACATGAGAACTCTTAAGCATCTTCCGCAGGAAAAGCAACGGAGAATTTCGAATGAAACGCTGGAAATTTTCGCTCCGCTCGCCCACAGACTGGGGATTTCAAAGATTAAATGGGAGCTTGAAGATACAGCTCTCAGATACTTAAACCCTCAGCAGTACTATCGAATTGTGAATTTGATGAAAAAGAAACGGGCTGAACGCGAGGAATATTTGGACGAGGTTATTAATGACGTCAAAAACAGTGTGCAGGAAGTTCAGATTGCAGCTGAATTTTCCGGCAGGCCTAAGCACATCTACAGCATTTATAAAAAAATGGTTCTTCAGAATAAGCAATTTAATGAAATATACGATTTGCTTGCTGTCAGAATTGTCGTTAACAGCATTAAGGATTGCTATGCCGTTCTCGGAATCATTCATACGTGCTGGAAACCGATGCCCGGCCGCTTTAAGGATTACATTGCAATGCCGAAGCCAAACATGTATCAATCCCTCCATACGACAGTGATCGGCCCAAAAGGCGATCCTTTGGAAGTGCAAATCCGTACAATGGATATGCATCATATTGCTGAATACGGAATTGCAGCTCATTGGGCTTACAAAGAAGGAAAAGAATTGGATGACCATGCTTCACTCGAAAAGAAACTGACATGGTTCAGAGAGATTCTTGAGTTCCAGAATGAATCCACGAATGCGGAAGAATTTATGGAATCCCTGAAAATCGACTTGTTTTCTGATATGGTCTTTGTTTTTACTCCTAAAGGAGACGTTATCGAGCTTCCATCGGGATCGGTTCCGATTGATTTCTCGTACCGAATTCACTCGGAGATTGGAAATAAAACAATCGGTGCAAAAGTAAACGGTAAGATGGTAACCCTTGATTATAAACTAAAGACCGGGGATATTATTGAGATTCTGACTTCTAAGCATTCTTACGGACCTAGTCAGGATTGGCTTAAGCTGGCCCAGACTTCGCAGGCAAAAAACAAAATCAGACAGTTTTTCAAGAAACAGCGCCGTGAAGAAAACGTTGAAAAAGGAAGAGAATGGGTTGAAAAAGAAATCAAAAACATGGATTTTGATTTGAAAGAGATTCTTGCTTCCGATAACGTTAAACGGGTCTATGAGAAATTCAATTTTGCTAATGATGAAGATATGTTTGCAGCAGTCGGCTACAACGGAATTACAGCCCTCCAGGTAGCGAATCGCCTGACGGAAAAATGGCGCAAAAAGCGTGACCTTGAGGAGCAGGAAAAAGCCGTTGAAGAAGTGGTGACTGAATCGAAGCAGTATCCTGCTCAGAAAAAACGGGATGCCGGTGTTAGAGTTAAAGGAATCGACAATCTTTTAATCAGGCTGTCCAAATGCTGCAATCCGGTTCCGGGAGATGAAATCGTCGGTTTTATTACGAAAGGCCGGGGCGTATCCGTCCATCGTGACGATTGCACGAATATCCAGACAGATGATGCAAAGGACCGCCTCATACCGGTTGAATGGGAGCATCAGCTTGACGGCAGAAAAGAATACAATGTTGAAATTGAAATCATGGGCTATGACCGCAGAGGTCTTCTGAATGAAGTGCTTCAGGCAGTGAATGAAACGAAAACCAATATTTCTTCTGTATCCGGAAGATCGGACCGAAATAAGGTAGCGACCATTCATATGGCTCTTTCCATTGCAAACATTAATCACCTTCATAAGGTGGTTGAAAGAATTAAACAAATTTCAGATATCTACTCTGTAAGAAGATTGATGAACTAA
- a CDS encoding adenine phosphoribosyltransferase: MDLKQYVTIVEDYPKPGIRFKDITTLMDKGEVYKYATDQIVEFAREKEIDLVVGPEARGFIIGCPVAYALEVGFAPVRKEGKLPREVIKVDYGLEYGKDVLTIHKDAILPGQRVLITDDLLATGGTIEATIKLVEELGGVVAGMAFLIELSYLDGRKKLDGYDVMTLMQY, from the coding sequence ATGGATTTAAAACAATATGTAACGATCGTCGAGGACTATCCGAAACCGGGAATCCGTTTCAAGGACATTACGACACTTATGGATAAAGGCGAAGTCTATAAATATGCTACAGACCAGATTGTTGAATTTGCCCGTGAAAAGGAAATTGATTTAGTTGTCGGTCCTGAAGCGCGCGGATTTATTATCGGATGTCCTGTGGCGTATGCATTGGAAGTAGGATTTGCCCCTGTAAGAAAAGAAGGCAAGCTTCCCCGGGAAGTGATTAAAGTAGATTACGGCCTGGAATATGGTAAAGATGTACTCACCATCCACAAAGATGCCATCCTTCCAGGACAAAGAGTGCTGATTACAGATGATCTGCTTGCAACAGGCGGAACAATTGAAGCAACGATTAAGCTTGTTGAAGAGCTTGGCGGAGTAGTTGCTGGAATGGCATTTCTGATCGAGCTTTCCTATCTTGATGGCCGCAAAAAGCTTGATGGCTACGATGTTATGACATTAATGCAATATTAA